GATGCGCCGGGAATGCTGCCGCGAGATGGTCGCTCGTGACACACCCGGTATCGCCATTGGCGGACTGAGCGGAGGTGAAGCAAAGGATGACTTCTGCAAGGTGGTGGCCACTTGCACGGAGCAACTACCAGAACTCAAGCCGAGATACGTCATGGGAATTGGGTACCCAGAGGATCTTGTGGTCAGCGTGGCGCTGGGAGCAGATATGTTCGACTGCGTGTGGCCCACACGCACTGCGCGGTTTGGGAatgccatcaccaagcaTGGTGTACTCAACATGAAAAGAGAGATGTATGCCGCTGATTTCGGGCCCATCGAGGAGGGTTGTGGGTGTCAGTGTTGCAGGCCTGCCGGCCAAGAAGGGTCGCTGGGCATCACAAGGGCATTCATTCACCACAATGCCGCCAAAGAGACAGTTGCGGCGCACCTGCTGACACTACACAACGTGTGGTATCAGCTGGATCTGATGAGGCAGGCCAGAGAGGCCATCATTGCTGACCAATTCCCGGCATTCGTCAAGAAGTTTTTTGCTGGACTGTACCCTGACGGACAGAGCTATCCATCGTGGGCAGTCAACGCATTGCGTGGTGTTGGCATCGAGTTGCTAGAGAGGTGATGTAAAGGTATAGACAAAAATGAATAGATGTACAAGCTACCCAAGATATATCTCTAAATCACTTTACATACTAGTAACTAGGGTAATCAGGGGCAACTTTGCATGAcaaagggttagggttgaagAACTAGGCCTTGGCATGAACTGATGGCCAATGGGGCATCCATTCAACTTTTAGAGCTCGGGAATTTTTGCAGCTCAACTCGGCGATTGAAGGAACGAAGCCCCGATCTCTCGCGGCCCCGACCCCGACCTCGACGACAGCCAGGAGAGCGCTTTCGGGCCAATCCAGCCACATTGACCATGGTTTCCAGGAGCGTGTCCCCGGGAGGCGCGCTTCTCCGGGCGTCGCGGATGTTCTCTATGCCggcacccctcccaccaccggcGGCAGAAGCCGCTCAAGCAACCTTCAAGTCGCACTCCGATACAGCTACCTCGGCCTACCCAACACACCAGGTCATCACAACCCTTAGTCACGCCCGCAAGGAGGGGGACTGGGGCTTGAAgcgtcctctccctcttcgaTCAACTACCAAGTCCTCGACTCCCATGCTCCGCATCAAGGGCATCGATACGATCGAGCAAATTACCGACTACGCCTCAGGCGCCGACCACGGCCTCACCCTTCTCAAGTTCCAAGAACTTGGTCTCCCGATCTCTACGCCCTCCTCTTTTGCAAACTCGAGACACAGAACCGATGCCGCGACCAGGTCCGTTTTCGAGGACGATATCGATCgcaccgccatcgccgcgAAGGACCGTGCAAAGCTTGTCGACCAACGATGGAGGTTTTCTGGCCCATGGCTTGCCGGCATGTCGCCCGGCGACTTCAAGAAGTACTTGGCTGAGAGGGTTCGGCCCCGTCGCGCCGCCTTCCGTATGTTTCTGAAGGCCAAGATCGCCCGCGATCTCAACGAGACGGCCCGGTTGAAAGCCTTGGACAACGCAGAGACCGAGTATGACAAGGTCACCGTCGATTCTATTCTTGAGGATGACGTTACCGAGTACTTGCGGAATGTTCGGAACCAGAACGCAGTGCTGTATCAGCTGGTTGGGGAGTTCTTGGATCTCGCACCTCTGAAGCAACCGACGGAACTGACGACTGAGCAAATGTTGCATCCCCCACAACACACATATTCAACCCacgacaccaacaacccgtATGCCGAACACGGTCCTCCAAAGACCCACCCTTCCGCCGGTCTCTCGTACATCCGCACCGGTGCATACATGGACAACCACCCGCTGTACGGCCCGCAAAAGGAACATAAGCCGGTTGAGGCCAGAGTGCTCAGGCCGCGCAGCCAGCAGAGCTACAGCAGCGCCAAATTGGGTGTTGCTGGTTTCGTCACCGAGACCAACGAGGGCGACAACGCTCAAAATCAGAAGTCCGGGAAGTCGCCTCTTCGACATTTCGACCCTGATCTCAAGAACGGCGCCAAGGTTTACGTTCAGCCTGAAACGGCTTCTGTCAACTCGGATGGCAAGCTGCGGATCGTGCTCAAGGACTCAGTGGATGCCGAGGCTGAGCTGGTTGCCCGTGAGCTgattggtgatggtgagggcaTTTTTGGACAACAGcggaaggaggttgaggtggtcaGCCAGTCAACCATTCGCAAGTCCTACTCAACTAAGCTCTCGCAGGGTGCACAGGACTATGGTTTGAATTCGGAGAACTAGAGTCGATTGGGGGTGACTGGACTATCTTGCTGATAACTCCATAATGTACAACATGTTCTCTGTAGAAATATATACCATGTGAGCCATTTCCCTTGTACTGATGTCTAAAGGCATTGTTTACTATTGTTGGCTCAAGTTTTTGGAGCGACCGTCATAGAGTGAATCCGGGAATGCCTCAGCCGCAGTTGCCCCACCTCAAGTGGCAGCCACAAAGTAGTAAGCTTAACCAGCTCACCAGCCACGCCCCAAAAGATTGGCATGCCCTAAGCGCACGCAACCCCCACAATTGCAGACCCACTCTGAAAAACCACCACAGGTTTGGCGAGCTCGACTGCGAGAATCCTCttgcttcttctcttctgtgTTCGAAACTCCAAGCGTCGCCCTCGGTAggtctttttttcccttcaccaacaaccaactaCCACACCAAACCGTCAAAATGGGTCGCGTTCGTACCAAGACTGTCAAGAAGTCCGCCAAGGTCATCATTGAGCGGTACTACCCCAAGTTGACTCTCGACTTCGAGACCAACAAGCGGTATGTTTTTCTCCAACCTGGATTTTGGGCAGAGGGGAGACCCGACTGACTCTGAGGAAAAAGTGTGTGCGATGAGATCGCCATCATTGCCTCCAAGCGCCTCCGCAACAAGATTGCCGGCTACACCACCCACTTGATGAAGCGCATTCAGCGTGGCCCCGTCCGCGGTATCTCCTTCAAGcttcaggaggaggagcgtgAGCGCAAGGATCAGTACGTTCCCGAGGTCTCCGCTCTCGACTTCACCCAGAACTCCGAGAGCGGCCAGCTCGATGTCGATACCGAGACCAAGGACCTCCTTAAGCACCTCGGCGTATGTGTTGCCCAGTGTCTGAAGGCCACGAGAGTGGAAAAACTGACAACAATTCACAGTTCGACGCCATCCCCGTCAACGTCATCCCCGTTACCCAGAACCCCACGGTTGAGCGTGGCCCCCGCCGCTTCGGTGGTGACCGCCCCCGCCGCGACTAAATTGTTTCTTCGAAAGAGGGGACATTTTAGGACCACCAACAGAAAACGACGCTTGACGACTTCGATCACGATACCCTTTTATGACGGTCAACAAAAGTTGGGAAAGGAGTATGAAGATCTCTTCAGATGGGAATCACCATGCTGCGGCGTTGGGCCAATACTGACGGCGCTGGGTCGTGGTCGGTCGGAAAGGGAAAAACAAACACGGCCTGCGATAGCTTTGAAGAATAAAGCAATCTGTTGCCCCACCCATTCAGGTGTCGCTGAGTCCTGCAGGTAATGCTGAGGACGACGCTCGACTGCCAGACTACGCTTCTCCTTTATGGTGATGCGGATGGGATTTGTTGTGTGAGATGGCTGGGCCCCGCCTCGTTGGGGAGCCCATGTCGGCCCAGGTGATAAATGCTGTGACTTTGATCTGTCATGTGAATCTTCCAGATGTTGTAAACTCAAGGTAGGTTTTATTTCCAAGGTCCGACAATCGTAAACCGGGTATCATAAACTATCAAAACGCCATTTGTTATGCAACACCAATGCTGTCTGTTTGCCTGTCCCTTTTACCAAAGATAGAATCAAGGCCTCCCATAGTTGAGGCTCTCAATACGAATAGAAGGAATaaaatcatcgtcatcatcatcttcgccTTCACCGCCagtgttgttttgtttcttgcccttgctgcCAATCTTGTATCCTTCCACCATGAGATGGGCATCGCTCTCGCCTCCTTGGGCGCTGGTGAAGGTGGGAGCTGTGGGCGGCTGGGtgatctccttctccccaatCGTGACCTCGACTTTATCGACGCCCATCCCATTCCTCTCGACGGCTAGTTTGCCCgcttgcttctttttctcgtgGGCTTCATCTCCCTTCTTATCCCTCTCGTCACCGGCCTCATCGAGCGAGAGCCCCTCCACGgccttttccacctcctTTACACCCGGTTCCTTGTCCTCCCTCAGCCGAATCTTgaccttcatctcccccttttctcctgACCACTCGTACGAAGGATGCTCGAGCTGAACATGGATGTACATACCCTTTAGCGCGCACTCATCGCTGCACCACTTGTTCAGGTCCTCTGTTTTCGCCACGCCCGACCGCCGGATTTTG
This genomic stretch from Podospora bellae-mahoneyi strain CBS 112042 chromosome 1 map unlocalized CBS112042p_1.2, whole genome shotgun sequence harbors:
- a CDS encoding uncharacterized protein (EggNog:ENOG503P1UJ; COG:S) codes for the protein MANGASIQLLELGNFCSSTRRLKERSPDLSRPRPRPRRQPGERFRANPATLTMVSRSVSPGGALLRASRMFSMPAPLPPPAAEAAQATFKSHSDTATSAYPTHQVITTLSHARKEGDWGLKRPLPLRSTTKSSTPMLRIKGIDTIEQITDYASGADHGLTLLKFQELGLPISTPSSFANSRHRTDAATRSVFEDDIDRTAIAAKDRAKLVDQRWRFSGPWLAGMSPGDFKKYLAERVRPRRAAFRMFLKAKIARDLNETARLKALDNAETEYDKVTVDSILEDDVTEYLRNVRNQNAVLYQLVGEFLDLAPLKQPTELTTEQMLHPPQHTYSTHDTNNPYAEHGPPKTHPSAGLSYIRTGAYMDNHPLYGPQKEHKPVEARVLRPRSQQSYSSAKLGVAGFVTETNEGDNAQNQKSGKSPLRHFDPDLKNGAKVYVQPETASVNSDGKLRIVLKDSVDAEAELVARELIGDGEGIFGQQRKEVEVVSQSTIRKSYSTKLSQGAQDYGLNSEN
- the RPS17B gene encoding 40S ribosomal protein S17.e.B (EggNog:ENOG503P2RM; COG:J) codes for the protein MGRVRTKTVKKSAKVIIERYYPKLTLDFETNKRVCDEIAIIASKRLRNKIAGYTTHLMKRIQRGPVRGISFKLQEEERERKDQYVPEVSALDFTQNSESGQLDVDTETKDLLKHLGFDAIPVNVIPVTQNPTVERGPRRFGGDRPRRD
- a CDS encoding uncharacterized protein (EggNog:ENOG503P5FF; COG:S); translated protein: MASTPNPPKSILKKPPPTPDAPSALELTGLTRAQAAQLLTLSKTELKPPIPIETFELLSAAFPSSQPPSQSDISLLLSHLPNFSPSEYLDLIDERNCLNTCGYALCSKPRRNFPGKVKIRRSGVAKTEDLNKWCSDECALKGMYIHVQLEHPSYEWSGEKGEMKVKIRLREDKEPGVKEVEKAVEGLSLDEAGDERDKKGDEAHEKKKQAGKLAVERNGMGVDKVEVTIGEKEITQPPTAPTFTSAQGGESDAHLMVEGYKIGSKGKKQNNTGGEGEDDDDDDFIPSIRIESLNYGRP